A genomic window from Silene latifolia isolate original U9 population chromosome Y, ASM4854445v1, whole genome shotgun sequence includes:
- the LOC141631706 gene encoding uncharacterized protein LOC141631706, with the protein MVFGAEAVIPSEVRVPTHRYGCLTEERNQVEMASSLDTVDELRTSAQIRMASYRQTVARSYNKNVKIRTLQVGDLVLRKVFQNTKNRQAGKFAYNWEGPYRWKVSSVMEPTGS; encoded by the coding sequence ATGGTATTCGGAGCTGAAGCAGTTATTCCTTCGGAAGTCAGGGTCCCTACCCACAGGTACGGGTGCCTAACAGAAGAACGAAATCAGGTAGAAATGGCGAGCAGCCTAGACACCGTGGATGAACTCAGAACCAGCGCCCAGATCAGGATGGCCTCATACAGgcaaacagtagccagaagctacaacaaaaatGTAAAGATCAGGACCCTACAAGTAGGAGACTTGGTCCTGAGGAAAGTCTTTCAAAACACTAAGAACCGACAAGCGGGAAAATTTGCctacaactgggaaggaccctacaggtGGAAAGTATCGTCGGTAATGGAGCCTACAGGCTCATGA
- the LOC141631705 gene encoding uncharacterized protein LOC141631705 translates to MHLSGYDLKFEPRAAIKSQALADFVSDFCPSLQTQAEKDILSLEEDKGEQRWELNVDEASNIKGAAVGLVLKSPQGDLLVQAVRCEFKATNNEVEYEALILGLQLALDLKIRHLQVYSDSQLIVNHVNNSYAARDPTMVAYLEIAQELKLRFKTFNIKQIPRDQNVEADALAALGATFKSGTISSIPIVHVLEPAISKAEQEDKSIAGSLQSQEERGVNQHHQPGGSHRLEEALPRLVAK, encoded by the coding sequence ATGCACCTAAGTGGCTACGACCTAAAGTTCGAACCCCGAGCAGCAATCAAGTCCCAGGCTCTGGCAGACTTTGTCTCCGACTTTTGCCCATCCCTCCAGACGCAAGCTGAGAAGGACATCCTCTCCCTGGAGGAAGATAAAGGGGAGCAGAGGTGGGAGCTGAATGTAGATGAGGCCTCCAATATAAAGGGAGCAGCAGTTGGtttggtcctcaaatcaccccAAGGGGACCTCTTGGTCCAGGCAGTTCGGTGCGAATTCAAGGCCACCAATAACGAAGTGGAATACGAAGCCTTAATCTTGGGTCTGCAGCTGGCTCTGGATTTAAAAATCAGGCACCTCCAGGTATACAGTGACTCCCAACTTATCGTTAACCATGTAAATAACTCTTATGCAGCCAGAGACCCCACCATGGTGGCCTACCTAGAAATAGCGCAAGAATTGAAACTCAGGTTCAAGACCTTCAACATTAAGCAAATCCCCAGGGATCAGAATGTGGAGGCTGATGCCTTAGCTGCTCTGGGGGCAACGTTCAAATCAGGTACAATCTCTTCCATACCTATCGTCCATGTACTGGAACCTGCAATATCAAAAGCAGAACAGGAGGACAAAAGCATAGCTGGCTCACTACAATCACAGGAAGAAAGGGGTGTTAACCAACACCACCAGCCAGGAGGAAGCCATAGACTGGAGGAAGCCTTACCAAGATTAGTTGCAAAATGA